Proteins encoded in a region of the Candidatus Palauibacter australiensis genome:
- a CDS encoding MFS transporter, translating into MYDFAHSAFGTIIVTFIFSAWFARSIAPDEVLGGVWWTRAVTVSAVTTALIMPVVGAMGDYGGLKKRFLFVATVVCVALTAGLFGMGPGDAWIAALVFIGASVAYESMQSLANAFLPEISTRENMGRISGLGWGLGYFGGLLCLVPALGMVSGWLPEDGGLNVRSTSLLAAGWLLVFSIPVFLFLRERQPRRRAPLGTCVRMGFGRIANTARDLRRYRQAVRLLVARLVYNDGLATAFAMAAIFAGVEFGMETADLLVLGIVVNLTAGASAIGFGFVQDRIGGKRTIAITLVLLMVAIVMAWSARDLPMFWGAAILLGLMVGPNQAGSRALLGSFVPESKQGELFGFYAFSGRLSAAAGPLSYGLILGATGSHRWAIASILVFLAAGFLLLLRVDEEEGVALAEAEATPAG; encoded by the coding sequence ATGTACGATTTCGCCCACTCGGCCTTCGGGACGATCATCGTGACGTTCATCTTCTCCGCCTGGTTCGCCCGCTCGATCGCTCCCGACGAGGTGCTGGGGGGCGTCTGGTGGACGCGCGCGGTCACCGTCTCGGCGGTCACGACCGCGCTCATCATGCCCGTGGTGGGCGCGATGGGGGACTACGGCGGCCTCAAGAAGCGGTTTCTGTTCGTCGCCACAGTGGTCTGCGTCGCCCTGACCGCGGGTCTCTTCGGCATGGGGCCGGGCGATGCGTGGATCGCCGCGCTCGTGTTCATCGGGGCCAGCGTCGCCTACGAGTCGATGCAGTCGCTCGCCAACGCGTTTCTTCCCGAGATCTCCACGCGAGAGAACATGGGACGGATATCCGGGCTGGGCTGGGGTCTCGGATACTTCGGCGGCCTTCTCTGCCTCGTGCCGGCGCTGGGGATGGTCAGCGGCTGGCTGCCGGAGGACGGAGGGCTGAACGTGCGGTCCACGAGCCTCCTCGCCGCCGGCTGGCTCCTCGTGTTCTCAATTCCGGTCTTTCTCTTCCTTCGGGAGCGGCAGCCCCGCCGCCGCGCGCCGCTCGGCACCTGCGTGCGGATGGGCTTCGGCCGCATCGCGAACACGGCCCGGGACCTGAGGCGCTATCGTCAGGCCGTCCGCCTCCTCGTGGCGCGTCTCGTCTACAACGACGGGCTCGCGACCGCCTTCGCCATGGCGGCGATCTTCGCCGGGGTCGAGTTCGGGATGGAGACCGCCGACCTCCTCGTCCTCGGCATCGTCGTGAACCTGACGGCCGGCGCGAGCGCGATCGGCTTCGGGTTCGTCCAGGACCGGATCGGCGGGAAGCGAACGATCGCCATCACGCTCGTGCTGCTGATGGTGGCGATCGTCATGGCATGGTCCGCGCGGGATCTCCCGATGTTCTGGGGCGCGGCGATACTCCTGGGGCTGATGGTCGGACCGAACCAGGCGGGGAGCCGCGCCCTCCTCGGGTCGTTCGTACCCGAGAGCAAGCAGGGCGAACTGTTCGGCTTCTACGCCTTCTCGGGACGGCTTTCCGCCGCGGCCGGGCCGCTCTCCTACGGGCTCATCCTGGGCGCCACGGGCAGCCACCGCTGGGCCATCGCTTCCATCCTCGTCTTTCTCGCCGCCGGGTTCCTGCTACTACTGCGCGTGGACGAGGAGGAGGGCGTGGCGCTGGCGGAGGCGGAGGCGACGCCCGCAGGCTAG